A genomic region of Candidatus Marimicrobium litorale contains the following coding sequences:
- the ftsE gene encoding cell division ATP-binding protein FtsE translates to MITFDRVSKRFGEGHDALREVSFEITRDELVFLTGHSGAGKSTLLRLIMLMDRPTRGQVVVDDQNLREVRRRGIPRHRRNIGVVFQNHRLLHDRSVFDNVALPLVIAGYDYREVGRRVRAALDKVGLLKREQAMPVTLSGGEQQRVGIARAVVGKPKILLADEPTGNLDPELSAEIMNLFEQFNQVGVTVLIASHDLVLISRMQHRLLTLRDGGLVTGGAL, encoded by the coding sequence ATGATCACCTTCGACCGGGTCAGTAAGCGCTTTGGGGAGGGCCACGACGCGCTTCGGGAGGTCAGCTTTGAAATAACCCGGGACGAATTGGTCTTTCTCACCGGCCACTCCGGTGCGGGCAAAAGTACGCTGCTGCGGCTCATTATGTTGATGGACCGCCCCACCCGGGGCCAGGTAGTGGTTGACGATCAAAACCTGAGAGAGGTGCGCCGCCGCGGCATACCAAGACACCGGCGGAATATCGGCGTCGTATTTCAGAATCATCGGCTGCTACACGATCGGTCAGTTTTCGATAATGTGGCACTGCCGCTGGTCATAGCAGGCTATGACTACCGCGAAGTTGGGCGGCGGGTGAGAGCCGCCCTCGATAAGGTCGGGTTGCTCAAGCGCGAGCAGGCTATGCCCGTTACCCTGTCTGGTGGTGAGCAGCAGCGCGTTGGGATTGCGCGAGCGGTGGTGGGCAAACCAAAAATCCTTCTGGCCGACGAGCCCACGGGCAACCTCGACCCGGAGCTCTCCGCGGAGATCATGAACCTGTTTGAGCAATTCAATCAGGTCGGTGTCACGGTCTTGATTGCCAGCCATGATCTGGTTCTGATTTCCCGCATGCAACACCGTCTCCTCACCCTGCGTGATGGTGGCCTCGTCACTGGGGGTGCGCTGTGA
- the ftsY gene encoding signal recognition particle-docking protein FtsY — translation MGKPAQPSGVVSEPEPEPESAPEPEPEPEPEPEPEPEPEPEPEPEPEPEPEPEPEPEPEPEPEPEPEPEPEPEPEPEPEPEPEPEPEPEPEPEPEPEPEPEPEPEPEPEPEPEPEPDAAASKRSLFARLRQGLGKTSDNLLQGAGTLFLGRKEIDDDLFEELESALLMADVGVDATLDIIERLTNRVSRKELTQPESLRAALREELLDLLRPCESPLEASGHTPFVILMVGVNGVGKTTTIGKLAKHYMTDGKSVMLAAGDTFRAAAVEQLEVWGERNGVPVVAQHTGADSASVIFDALEAARARNIDVLIADTAGRLHNKDNLMEELEKVVRVMGKLDAGAPHEVMLVLDAGTGQNALAQAENFQQWVGVSGITLTKLDGTAKGGIIFAIAKKLSLPIRYIGVGEAVDDLRPFEAEAFIDALFAVDKPLE, via the coding sequence GTGGGCAAGCCCGCCCAGCCGTCCGGTGTTGTATCGGAACCGGAGCCAGAGCCAGAATCGGCGCCAGAACCAGAACCAGAACCAGAACCAGAACCAGAACCAGAACCAGAACCCGAACCAGAACCAGAACCAGAACCAGAACCAGAACCAGAACCAGAACCAGAACCCGAACCAGAACCAGAGCCAGAACCAGAGCCAGAACCAGAGCCCGAACCCGAGCCAGAACCCGAACCCGAACCCGAACCCGAACCCGAGCCAGAACCCGAACCCGAGCCAGAGCCAGAGCCAGAGCCAGAGCCAGAGCCAGAGCCAGAACCAGAACCCGAGCCAGAGCCGGAACCGGAACCAGACGCCGCAGCATCGAAAAGGAGCCTTTTCGCTCGGCTGCGTCAGGGCCTGGGAAAGACCAGCGACAACCTCCTGCAGGGTGCAGGGACACTGTTCCTCGGGCGTAAGGAAATCGACGATGACCTCTTCGAGGAGCTGGAGTCGGCCTTGTTGATGGCGGACGTGGGTGTCGATGCAACGCTGGATATAATCGAGCGGCTGACAAACCGGGTGTCGCGCAAGGAGCTCACACAACCCGAGTCACTGCGCGCGGCGCTGCGCGAGGAGTTGCTTGATCTGCTGCGGCCTTGTGAGAGCCCGCTTGAGGCTTCCGGACACACTCCCTTTGTGATTCTCATGGTTGGAGTGAATGGTGTTGGCAAGACCACTACGATTGGCAAGCTGGCCAAACACTATATGACCGATGGCAAGTCAGTGATGTTGGCGGCGGGTGATACCTTCCGCGCGGCGGCTGTAGAGCAGCTTGAGGTCTGGGGTGAGCGTAATGGCGTGCCGGTTGTTGCCCAGCACACCGGTGCAGATAGCGCCTCGGTGATATTCGATGCGCTGGAGGCGGCCAGAGCGCGTAATATCGATGTGCTGATTGCGGATACGGCGGGTCGGCTTCACAATAAGGACAACCTTATGGAAGAGCTCGAGAAGGTCGTTCGCGTAATGGGCAAGCTCGACGCCGGTGCGCCCCATGAGGTGATGCTTGTTCTGGATGCCGGCACCGGGCAGAACGCCTTGGCTCAGGCAGAAAATTTTCAGCAGTGGGTTGGTGTGTCTGGTATCACCCTGACCAAACTGGATGGCACCGCCAAGGGAGGTATTATCTTTGCTATCGCGAAGAAGCTGAGTCTTCCCATTCGCTATATCGGCGTCGGTGAGGCCGTGGACGATTTACGACCCTTCGAGGCTGAGGCCTTTATCGATGCTCTATTTGCTGTAGATAAACCGCTGGAATGA
- the rsmD gene encoding 16S rRNA (guanine(966)-N(2))-methyltransferase RsmD produces MSHAGKQAGKQQVRIIGGQWRGRKLSFKPAAGLRPTGDRIRETLFNWLAADIQGAKCADLFAGTGALGLEALSRGAAHCDFVDSSPAALHQISEHLDALGATERGHCIASTAGDAVEQAAAPYDIVFLDAPFQSGLVEPAINALSQYNTVREGTLVYIETHVKEGTLVTPEDWHLHRDKHAGAVAYRLYRVSPLSTAR; encoded by the coding sequence ATGTCACACGCCGGCAAGCAAGCGGGAAAACAGCAGGTCCGCATTATTGGGGGGCAATGGCGGGGGCGCAAGCTCTCCTTCAAGCCCGCCGCAGGCCTGCGTCCGACCGGTGACCGCATCAGGGAAACACTGTTCAACTGGCTGGCGGCGGATATTCAGGGAGCAAAGTGCGCAGACCTGTTTGCCGGCACCGGAGCCCTGGGGCTGGAAGCACTGTCACGCGGAGCGGCGCACTGCGATTTTGTTGACAGCTCGCCGGCCGCGTTGCACCAGATAAGCGAGCATCTGGATGCTTTGGGCGCAACTGAACGCGGCCACTGCATCGCGAGCACCGCCGGGGACGCCGTCGAGCAGGCCGCTGCGCCCTATGACATCGTGTTTCTTGACGCACCCTTTCAGTCCGGCCTTGTGGAACCCGCCATCAATGCGCTCTCTCAATACAACACTGTGCGAGAAGGAACACTCGTCTATATCGAAACGCATGTAAAAGAAGGCACACTGGTAACACCTGAGGACTGGCACCTGCACCGGGACAAGCACGCCGGGGCCGTGGCCTACCGTTTGTATCGGGTGTCGCCGCTCAGCACTGCCCGATAA
- the coaD gene encoding pantetheine-phosphate adenylyltransferase, whose product MRTNCVIYPGTFDPITNGHVDLTERAAKLFDRVVVAIAYSETKTPLFNLEERVELCETALAHLDNVEVTGFSNLLVDFARSQDARCVLRGLRAVADFEYEFQLANMNRALYPEFESVFLTPAEHLSYISSSLVREIASLSGDIGPFVPPNVAAALQERFTSR is encoded by the coding sequence ATGAGAACCAATTGCGTTATCTACCCTGGCACATTTGATCCTATTACCAACGGGCATGTGGACCTGACAGAGCGGGCCGCAAAACTGTTTGACCGGGTTGTGGTTGCGATTGCTTACAGTGAGACCAAAACTCCGCTATTCAACCTGGAAGAGCGTGTCGAGCTATGTGAGACAGCTCTTGCACATCTGGACAACGTAGAAGTTACCGGCTTCAGCAATCTGCTGGTAGATTTCGCCCGAAGCCAAGACGCCCGATGCGTGTTGCGAGGGCTGCGCGCGGTGGCAGATTTCGAATACGAGTTTCAGCTAGCCAATATGAACAGGGCCCTGTATCCAGAGTTTGAGAGTGTCTTCCTGACTCCAGCTGAGCACCTGTCCTATATCTCATCGTCGCTGGTAAGAGAGATTGCCTCCCTGAGTGGTGACATAGGTCCCTTCGTGCCGCCCAACGTGGCCGCAGCACTGCAGGAGCGTTTCACCAGCCGCTAG
- the mutM gene encoding bifunctional DNA-formamidopyrimidine glycosylase/DNA-(apurinic or apyrimidinic site) lyase, producing the protein MPELPEVETTRRGVSPHCEGQRVTAVEVRDHRLRWPVPDQLPALLVGQVFQSVERRAKYLLFRTSAGTLLVHLGMSGSLRLVPQGEPPRRHDHIDILLQNGLCLRYHDPRRFGCCLWLERGELHPLLGKLGPEPLSANFDGKYLYGCSRGRKGPIKNFIMDAKVVVGVGNIYANEALFLAGIRPDRASGRISRARYDDLASQIKQVLTTAISSGGTTLRDFVGGDGKPGYFAQKLFVYGRKGEACKQCGHTLRETRLGQRSSVYCVTCQR; encoded by the coding sequence ATGCCTGAATTGCCAGAAGTTGAAACGACCCGCCGAGGGGTGTCGCCCCACTGTGAAGGTCAGCGGGTGACCGCCGTGGAGGTGCGCGATCATCGCCTGCGCTGGCCGGTGCCGGATCAGCTTCCAGCGCTGCTTGTTGGACAGGTGTTCCAGAGCGTTGAGCGGCGGGCCAAATATCTGTTGTTCCGGACCAGTGCAGGCACTCTGCTGGTCCATCTTGGCATGTCAGGCTCGCTCCGGTTGGTGCCTCAAGGCGAGCCGCCGCGCCGCCATGACCACATAGATATCCTGTTGCAAAATGGTTTGTGCCTGCGCTATCACGATCCGCGTCGCTTTGGCTGCTGTCTCTGGCTGGAGAGGGGAGAATTACACCCGTTGCTGGGTAAGCTGGGCCCCGAACCACTGTCTGCGAATTTTGACGGAAAGTATCTTTATGGCTGCTCCCGAGGCCGTAAAGGACCTATAAAGAACTTTATAATGGACGCGAAAGTCGTTGTTGGTGTTGGTAATATTTACGCTAACGAGGCGCTTTTTCTCGCTGGAATCCGACCGGATCGCGCATCCGGGCGCATATCCCGTGCTCGCTACGACGACCTGGCGAGCCAGATAAAGCAAGTACTCACTACCGCCATAAGCAGCGGCGGAACTACCCTAAGAGATTTTGTGGGCGGTGATGGTAAGCCGGGATACTTCGCCCAAAAGCTGTTCGTTTACGGCCGAAAAGGAGAGGCCTGTAAACAGTGTGGCCACACGCTCCGCGAGACTCGGCTGGGTCAGCGCTCCAGCGTCTACTGCGTGACCTGCCAGCGCTGA
- the rpmG gene encoding 50S ribosomal protein L33 codes for MREKIRLNSTAGTGHFYTTDKNKRTMPDKLEIKKYDPVVRKHVVYKEGKIK; via the coding sequence GTGAGAGAGAAGATCAGATTGAATTCAACGGCGGGTACCGGCCACTTTTATACGACGGATAAGAACAAGCGTACTATGCCGGACAAGCTCGAAATCAAGAAGTATGACCCGGTTGTTCGCAAGCACGTGGTCTACAAGGAAGGCAAAATCAAGTAG
- the rpmB gene encoding 50S ribosomal protein L28 — MARVCQVTGKRPVAGNNVSHAKNRTRRRFLPNLHQHRFWLPSEKRFVSLRVSSKGMRIIDKKGIEQVLSDMRARGEKV, encoded by the coding sequence ATGGCTAGAGTCTGTCAGGTTACCGGCAAGCGTCCGGTAGCAGGAAATAACGTATCACACGCGAAAAACCGCACACGTCGGCGCTTTTTGCCGAACCTGCACCAACATCGCTTCTGGTTACCCTCAGAGAAGCGCTTTGTCAGCCTGCGTGTATCGAGTAAGGGCATGCGCATCATCGACAAAAAGGGCATTGAGCAAGTGTTGTCAGACATGCGTGCCCGTGGTGAGAAGGTATAA
- the radC gene encoding RadC family protein: MKLSRDMPAESPRSRLLERGAAALSDEELLALLLHLGFGDSGSLMLARELLVCFSGLVGLARAGQPDLLAHPGMGPARYAKLAASTELARRQALQEMRANGDVLSSPGHTRRFLSYHLGTRPREVFTCLFMDSQHRVLRCEDLFFGTLDGAAVYPREVAVRALQYGSAAVIFAHNHPSGVAEPSAADRRITERLVGALALLDIRVLDHIIVGSGPAYSFAEQGLL; encoded by the coding sequence TTGAAGCTATCGAGAGATATGCCGGCAGAGAGCCCGCGCAGCAGGCTTTTGGAAAGAGGCGCGGCGGCATTGTCAGATGAGGAACTGTTGGCTCTGCTACTGCACCTCGGCTTTGGCGACAGCGGTTCGCTGATGCTAGCGCGGGAGCTATTGGTGTGTTTCAGTGGTTTGGTCGGGCTGGCGCGGGCCGGGCAGCCCGACCTGCTGGCTCACCCGGGGATGGGGCCAGCGCGCTACGCAAAATTGGCGGCGTCCACGGAGCTGGCCCGGAGGCAAGCGCTGCAGGAGATGCGGGCCAATGGTGATGTGCTGAGCAGCCCCGGACACACGCGGCGATTCCTGAGTTATCATCTGGGCACGCGCCCGCGAGAGGTATTTACCTGTCTGTTTATGGACAGCCAGCATCGGGTGTTGCGCTGTGAGGACCTGTTTTTCGGCACGCTCGACGGTGCGGCGGTGTACCCGCGGGAAGTGGCGGTCCGGGCGCTTCAGTACGGGTCGGCAGCAGTCATATTTGCCCACAACCACCCCTCTGGTGTAGCAGAGCCCAGTGCCGCCGATCGCCGCATCACGGAGCGGTTGGTCGGCGCGTTGGCGCTGTTGGATATTCGGGTGCTGGACCATATTATCGTGGGCAGCGGCCCGGCCTACTCCTTTGCGGAGCAGGGATTGCTCTAA
- the coaBC gene encoding bifunctional phosphopantothenoylcysteine decarboxylase/phosphopantothenate--cysteine ligase CoaBC — protein sequence MAHLFNRNILLGVSGGIAAYKAAELIRQLQEHGANVRVVMTPGAQAFITPLTLQALSGHPVHTELLDEEAEKGMGHIELARWADLLLIAPATANVIARLSGGRAEDLLSTVALACPAPLMLAPAMNQQMWKNAGTAVNIETLAQRGAHIVGPETGEQACGDIGPGRMETPAMIAAAAASVFDTGLLAGKRVVITAGPTREALDPVRYLSNHSSGKMGYALAQAAVDAGAVTTLVSGPVNLKAPEQAGLVNVESAQQMLKACLDLTPDCDIFIACAAVADYRPAVIEQQKIKKGAEELQLTFLRNPDIVATISGLQPRPFTVGFAAETTGVIDYAKDKMQRKGLDMIVANDVSDQAIGFNSDNNAATAIWSGGEKALPCASKANIAAQIIGLIAGQISEPG from the coding sequence ATGGCACATCTTTTCAATCGCAATATCCTCCTCGGTGTGAGCGGCGGCATCGCGGCTTACAAGGCGGCCGAACTGATCCGCCAGTTACAGGAGCACGGCGCCAATGTGCGCGTGGTCATGACACCAGGTGCGCAGGCATTCATTACACCACTGACCCTGCAAGCCCTCTCAGGTCACCCGGTACATACCGAGCTGCTGGACGAGGAGGCCGAGAAGGGCATGGGGCACATCGAACTGGCCCGGTGGGCGGATCTACTGCTAATAGCCCCCGCGACCGCGAACGTAATCGCACGACTGAGCGGCGGCCGCGCAGAAGATCTCTTGTCTACGGTTGCACTGGCCTGTCCGGCGCCGTTAATGTTGGCGCCTGCGATGAACCAGCAAATGTGGAAGAACGCCGGCACCGCAGTAAATATCGAGACACTCGCGCAGCGAGGCGCTCACATAGTAGGACCGGAAACCGGAGAACAGGCCTGCGGCGATATCGGACCGGGGCGCATGGAAACGCCGGCCATGATCGCCGCCGCGGCCGCCAGTGTTTTTGACACCGGGCTACTGGCAGGCAAACGCGTTGTTATCACCGCCGGGCCCACTCGAGAGGCACTGGATCCGGTGCGGTATCTGTCCAACCACAGCTCCGGAAAAATGGGCTACGCGCTCGCTCAGGCCGCGGTGGATGCCGGCGCAGTTACCACCCTGGTGAGCGGGCCCGTGAATCTCAAGGCGCCCGAGCAAGCGGGACTGGTGAACGTAGAAAGCGCTCAGCAGATGCTGAAAGCCTGCCTCGACCTCACGCCGGATTGCGACATTTTTATTGCCTGCGCGGCGGTAGCAGATTACCGGCCGGCCGTTATAGAACAACAGAAAATCAAGAAAGGGGCAGAGGAGTTACAACTCACCTTTTTACGCAACCCTGATATTGTCGCCACGATCAGCGGCTTACAACCACGGCCTTTCACAGTGGGCTTTGCCGCGGAAACAACCGGTGTGATCGACTACGCAAAAGACAAAATGCAACGCAAGGGTCTCGATATGATCGTGGCTAACGATGTCTCCGACCAAGCTATAGGCTTCAACAGTGACAACAATGCCGCCACGGCAATTTGGTCGGGAGGGGAGAAAGCGCTCCCCTGTGCAAGCAAGGCCAATATCGCCGCACAAATCATCGGACTGATTGCAGGCCAGATATCCGAGCCAGGCTAA
- a CDS encoding phosphomannomutase/phosphoglucomutase — translation MLQFKKSKKKKAAPVNAEEATGTGTPMGISAKGNALITAAAAALLVVLLPTVLGFGYLLLLRDPGLQEMQITQLSSAYAQQQAASIQRTISQLKDRVESASRSPLALSAIASESESDIALVERAILDYFPEVISLRVIPIGDMGTAGFAGGNSGLRNHIELDLVRRASEGENTQPESYKFEDQWLTSIGARVLHPRIQQRSAVIIITIENQRLEKEMRTPTGASGKFTLIQSFLPAKGSQRTQVIAANGSGAESEYTRYADVPDTNWRVGFSPSSAMLEGLALSPSPLYSVMGLIVMAIVLALGFLLWFFPRKLKSEINRVISASDQKSTLSLSIPELVSIAKQLRRATLSTLRHSSSNNWTIPEAEVETIGSHPPERALPETRPKVSSAGTEADLDLDLDLDLDLDLADDNIVSGDPQRQAGIPRHVFRAYDIRGNADTELTDELVRKIGLAIGTIAGERGEQTLIVGCDGRVSTPRIKSVLLHALMATGRDVVDIGLVPTPLLYFATRRLNHHSGVMITGSHNPADQNGLKIVMNRETIAAGGIAEIRDRVIEGSFSTGKGMLTGEEVIPAYVDEVLHDIAISIPLRIVVDAGNGATSDIAPALLEELGCEVIPLNCVVDGSFPGHPPDTSNEDNLAQLTEKVVEARADFGVAFDGDGDRLAVVTGSGRIIRSDVLLMLYAQDVVSRNPGADVVFDVKCSRLLSSLITQHGGRPVLWKTGHAFMKEKMRETNALLGGEFSGHMFFGERWYGFDDGIYAACRLAEVLSTHGESLDESIGKFPETVNTPEIIIPVDDNYKFTLVDKIINNADFSAGKVNIMDGIRVDFSNGWGLIRASNTGPALTARFEADTQENLDIIKEEFRAQIALADPTIKLNF, via the coding sequence ATGCTGCAGTTTAAAAAATCCAAAAAGAAAAAAGCAGCGCCGGTCAATGCCGAAGAAGCTACGGGCACCGGCACCCCCATGGGCATTTCTGCCAAGGGGAACGCACTCATCACTGCCGCTGCTGCAGCGTTACTGGTTGTTTTACTCCCGACAGTGCTGGGTTTCGGCTACCTGCTACTGCTACGGGACCCCGGCCTGCAAGAAATGCAGATTACGCAGTTGTCCTCGGCCTACGCGCAGCAGCAAGCGGCCAGTATTCAGAGGACGATATCCCAGCTGAAAGACCGCGTCGAAAGCGCCTCGCGGTCGCCACTGGCCCTGTCTGCCATCGCCAGCGAGTCAGAGAGCGACATCGCTCTGGTGGAAAGAGCCATTCTGGACTACTTCCCGGAGGTCATCAGTTTGCGTGTCATCCCTATCGGTGACATGGGCACTGCAGGTTTTGCCGGGGGCAACAGCGGTTTGCGCAACCATATAGAGTTAGACCTTGTCAGGCGCGCCAGTGAAGGCGAGAACACACAGCCGGAATCATACAAGTTTGAGGATCAGTGGCTCACCTCCATAGGCGCTCGTGTGCTACACCCTCGTATCCAGCAACGTTCTGCGGTCATCATCATCACCATTGAGAACCAGCGGCTGGAGAAAGAAATGAGAACGCCCACGGGCGCCTCGGGAAAATTCACCCTGATACAGAGTTTTTTGCCCGCAAAGGGCTCACAACGCACCCAGGTGATCGCTGCCAATGGCAGTGGTGCCGAAAGCGAGTACACCCGCTACGCAGACGTGCCCGACACCAACTGGCGTGTCGGCTTCAGCCCCTCCTCCGCGATGCTGGAGGGCCTTGCTCTCAGTCCATCGCCTTTGTATTCCGTGATGGGTCTCATCGTAATGGCGATTGTCCTCGCGCTGGGTTTTTTATTGTGGTTTTTCCCGCGAAAGCTGAAATCAGAAATCAACCGGGTAATTTCAGCGTCTGACCAGAAATCCACGCTCAGCCTGTCTATTCCAGAACTCGTCTCCATTGCCAAGCAGTTGCGTCGGGCAACACTGAGCACGCTGCGTCATAGCAGCAGTAATAACTGGACGATACCGGAAGCAGAGGTTGAAACCATTGGCTCTCATCCCCCGGAACGCGCTCTGCCCGAAACCCGCCCCAAGGTAAGCTCCGCAGGCACTGAGGCAGATCTGGATCTGGATCTCGATCTCGATCTCGATCTCGATCTGGCCGATGACAACATCGTCTCGGGGGATCCACAGCGACAAGCTGGCATTCCCCGCCACGTGTTTCGGGCTTACGATATTCGCGGCAACGCCGACACCGAGTTGACCGATGAGCTGGTCAGAAAAATCGGCCTGGCCATTGGTACCATCGCCGGCGAAAGAGGCGAACAGACTCTCATAGTGGGCTGTGACGGCAGGGTTTCCACGCCACGTATTAAATCGGTTCTGTTGCACGCCTTGATGGCGACAGGGCGCGACGTAGTGGACATCGGGCTGGTACCCACTCCGCTGCTGTACTTTGCCACCCGTCGGCTGAATCATCACTCCGGAGTGATGATTACCGGTAGCCACAACCCGGCAGACCAGAACGGGCTAAAAATCGTTATGAACCGGGAGACCATCGCCGCCGGCGGTATCGCAGAGATTCGGGATAGGGTTATAGAAGGTAGTTTCAGCACCGGAAAGGGCATGCTCACGGGCGAAGAAGTCATCCCCGCCTATGTGGATGAGGTCCTGCATGATATTGCCATCTCTATTCCTTTGAGGATTGTGGTCGACGCGGGGAATGGCGCAACCAGCGATATAGCACCGGCCCTGTTGGAGGAGCTTGGCTGCGAGGTGATTCCTCTCAACTGTGTCGTCGACGGATCATTTCCTGGCCATCCGCCAGACACCAGCAACGAGGACAACCTCGCACAACTGACCGAAAAGGTTGTCGAGGCCCGCGCAGATTTCGGTGTAGCTTTTGATGGCGACGGCGATCGGCTGGCCGTCGTTACGGGCAGTGGGCGGATCATACGCTCCGACGTCCTGCTGATGCTTTACGCGCAAGACGTGGTATCACGAAATCCAGGAGCCGATGTGGTATTTGACGTCAAGTGCAGCCGGCTGTTGTCCTCGCTCATCACGCAGCACGGTGGCAGGCCCGTGCTGTGGAAAACCGGCCATGCCTTTATGAAGGAGAAAATGCGCGAGACTAATGCGCTGTTGGGCGGCGAGTTCTCTGGCCACATGTTTTTTGGTGAGCGCTGGTACGGTTTTGACGACGGCATTTATGCTGCCTGCCGCCTGGCGGAAGTCCTGAGCACACACGGTGAAAGCCTGGACGAAAGTATCGGGAAATTCCCGGAGACTGTGAATACCCCGGAAATCATCATCCCCGTAGACGATAACTATAAATTCACACTAGTAGACAAAATTATAAACAATGCTGACTTTTCGGCAGGTAAAGTCAACATTATGGACGGCATTCGGGTAGATTTCAGTAATGGCTGGGGGCTGATTCGGGCATCCAACACAGGGCCCGCCCTCACCGCCCGATTTGAAGCAGATACCCAGGAAAATCTGGACATTATCAAGGAAGAGTTCAGGGCACAGATCGCCCTGGCCGACCCGACAATCAAGCTTAACTTTTGA
- the argB gene encoding acetylglutamate kinase, translating to MSLSREDALNVAQVLTEALPYIQRFTGKTIVVKFGGNAMVDPALHEHFARDVVLMKLVGMNPVVVHGGGPQIGALLEKLNIQSEFVEGMRVTDAQTMDVVEMVLGGSVNKEIVSSINRNGGKAIGVSGKDGQMIRAKKMTVSRPGPEHGAPEIVDIGHVGEVDQIDTEVLQVILDSNFIPVIAPIGVGEDGSTYNINADLVAGTLAQVLQAEKLMLLTNIAGLLDKQGEILTGLTTEQVDALIADGTISGGMLPKIRCALAAVKSGVNTAHIIDGRVPHAVLLETFTDEGMGTLISNKQQT from the coding sequence ATGTCCCTCAGTCGCGAAGATGCACTCAACGTTGCCCAGGTCCTGACCGAGGCCCTGCCTTATATTCAACGCTTCACCGGCAAAACCATCGTTGTAAAGTTCGGTGGCAATGCGATGGTTGATCCAGCACTGCATGAACATTTCGCGCGGGACGTGGTGTTGATGAAATTGGTGGGGATGAATCCTGTGGTGGTGCATGGCGGCGGACCGCAGATTGGTGCGCTGCTTGAAAAGCTTAATATCCAGAGCGAGTTCGTAGAGGGCATGCGTGTTACGGACGCCCAGACCATGGATGTGGTGGAAATGGTTCTCGGGGGCAGCGTGAACAAGGAGATCGTGTCCTCTATCAACCGCAACGGCGGCAAGGCCATTGGGGTGTCTGGAAAGGATGGCCAGATGATCCGGGCCAAGAAAATGACTGTTTCCCGCCCGGGACCGGAGCACGGCGCCCCCGAAATTGTCGATATAGGCCACGTGGGAGAGGTTGACCAGATCGACACCGAGGTGCTGCAAGTCATTCTTGACAGTAACTTTATTCCGGTCATCGCTCCCATTGGCGTGGGAGAGGATGGGAGCACTTACAACATCAATGCGGACCTCGTCGCCGGAACCCTGGCGCAGGTGCTGCAAGCCGAAAAGCTGATGTTGTTAACCAACATCGCCGGACTACTGGATAAACAGGGCGAGATTCTAACGGGCCTGACAACGGAGCAAGTAGACGCGCTGATTGCAGATGGCACCATCAGCGGCGGTATGCTGCCCAAAATTCGTTGCGCACTGGCGGCGGTAAAATCCGGCGTCAACACTGCACACATCATCGATGGGCGAGTACCTCACGCGGTCCTGTTGGAAACCTTCACGGATGAAGGTATGGGAACCTTAATTAGTAATAAGCAGCAAACCTAG
- the slmA gene encoding nucleoid occlusion factor SlmA, which yields MSPRKSQRRQQILEALAHMLEASPGSRITTAGLARQVGVSEAALYRHFPSKTKMFEGLIEFIEETLFSRINLILTEEPTAALRCEKMIMLLLVFTERNPGLTRILTGDALAGETDRLHARVAQLFERFETQLKQVIREAELREGLRPSISLPAASNLLMSAAEGRISQYVRSGFQRRPTTDWASQWQLLMGGFFREAVTQPAHGQASGLAG from the coding sequence ATGTCCCCCAGAAAATCTCAAAGGCGCCAGCAGATACTTGAAGCTCTGGCACACATGCTGGAGGCAAGCCCCGGCAGCCGCATAACCACGGCAGGCCTGGCCAGACAGGTCGGCGTTTCCGAAGCAGCGCTCTACAGGCATTTTCCCAGTAAGACAAAAATGTTCGAGGGCCTTATCGAGTTCATTGAAGAGACCTTGTTCAGCCGCATCAACCTCATTCTCACCGAAGAGCCAACAGCGGCACTGCGCTGCGAGAAAATGATCATGCTGCTCCTGGTATTCACCGAGCGCAATCCAGGACTGACCCGAATCCTCACCGGAGATGCCCTCGCGGGGGAGACAGACCGCCTGCATGCGCGAGTAGCGCAACTGTTCGAGCGTTTCGAAACGCAACTAAAACAGGTGATCAGGGAGGCAGAACTGCGGGAAGGCTTGAGGCCAAGCATTTCCCTGCCCGCGGCCTCAAACCTGCTAATGTCAGCGGCCGAAGGTCGAATTTCGCAGTATGTCCGCAGCGGCTTCCAGCGCCGTCCTACCACCGACTGGGCCAGCCAATGGCAACTTTTGATGGGGGGGTTCTTTCGCGAGGCTGTTACACAGCCCGCGCACGGACAGGCATCCGGACTGGCCGGTTAG